The Manihot esculenta cultivar AM560-2 chromosome 17, M.esculenta_v8, whole genome shotgun sequence genome contains the following window.
ctcagaatgtgtgtgttagactttggcggttcttggaggcagcatctacccttggtggagtttgcctacaataacagtcatcatgctagcattgggatggctccttatgaggcgttatatgggagaaagtgcagatcacctgtttgctaggaagaggtaggagaaaaagctcttgcagggccaaagttggtagagattaccagtaaaacagtgcccgtgatcagagagaggatcagaacagcacagagtaggcagaaaagttatgcagacattcgcaggaaactgttagagtttcaggaaagagattgggtattgctgaaagtgtctccactgaaaggagtggttcgttttgggaagaagggtaagttagctccacggtacattggaccctttgagattttgcagaggatcggaaatgtatcatataaactggatttacccacttctatggagaggattcacccggtatttcatgtttctatgctacggaaatttgtgtcagatccggatcaGGTCgtgagtgagcctgatgtggagattctaggggatctcacttatgtggaacacccagtgcggattctggacacacagatcagacagctaaggaacaaggagatcccgatggtgaaagttttgtggaaacACCATcatttagaagagtgcacctgggagacgcgggagtctatgctccagcagtatccacatctattttgaggttagtttcctcctcttTGTTgtgtttattgtttattttaggaacatccgaggacgaatgttcttaaggggggagaatgtaatacccggctagaatccggcaccggaattcctgtcgtctggtggaatccggggtgttggaatTCTATCGAAGGGTAGAATTTATGTTTTCTTCAGTGTTATGTGTTGTGTTAAGGTTTTCAGGTTGAAATGATAtgtgttttgaagagaaaagtctatggggACTGTtgccaagttcgaccgccgaaggtaagttcggccgctgaaagtgcccaatgttcggcttccgaagctcagattcggcccccgaatgttgcatggttttgcatgcgattcggcagccgaagctgagttggctagccaactattgagcattccttagtcagcattttggacaggtgttagctCCAAACTCTGTCcagattggccacgtctcccccgATTTATGTGCTAGCCTTTTAGCAGCTCCTGCAAAGTTGTGTTAGTTTTCAAAAGGTTTTGAAAGTTTGAAGGAAAAAGCTTAGTTTTGAGTTTTATGACTTTGCAGAAGAGTTGCTCCATTTCTCTTtattcagatcgttcatcttcttgtttacaggaggtaagtgaagatcttgaacatgttttcatgtgttacaAAAGTTTTCTGAAgggttgggtagagatgcatgcttggGTGAAGAAGGGTGCTTTTGATGGTTTATGCATGTgaacatgattatgtgttatagttgatgtgtttgttggggtttttaggtagtttgggacccctttgtacatatacatgagtatatgtgtgttaagGAGTtcaggtatgcatgttttgagagcttgaagGGATGGAAGaacttgtttgccgtcggggctgagttctggatgaactcaggttcggcagccgaaggtttattcggccgccgaacctcttgcatggtggctttggctgccacagcttgcccccgagaagtttgcatgttcggctctgtttgggggattcggccgccgaaggtgccgccgaaggttagagactttcgtctctggcgtgtgttttggcccccgaaacttgcccccgaaagggttcggccgccgaaagaaaagattcggccgccgaaggtgcatgagtttcatctctgaagaggactttcggccgccgaacctgccgccgaaagtgtcctggccagcttttcttttgcatgctttgcttgagttttagagtgagtttacggAGATTCTTGGGGGGTCTAATAGAGTTATTCGTcagatagtttggtccctcatattgagtctttatgtgcttatacagaccagaggaaccagagagagcagcagtgagtactgctccagagtttactaaacctgcagagtcagtccagagccaaaggtgagtggaactaaactgattacttGTTTTCATTAAGACATTacctgcttttagcatatttcatgcatcatatatatgcaataggttgattgcattagacttcacaaagatgttgcattgcatcgtttaattgttggtgtgggtaaatgctgaatgatccagtagttccagacaggaacaccaggaccccattctacggcctggcaggtagaggaagtccaggaccccattctatggcctggcgggtataggcatatggtctatactggcaaatggtaagtacaggtgttatatacacatatacatatatggtacaggaagtccaggaccccagtctacggcctggcacggtttactgggactatgtggtgacaggtttacctttgatgtggattgtttgtgttatgatgcattccatcagatcatatgttaatgaattgttttattgttctactcactgggctatagagctcatcccactcccttaaccccagtcttgcaggttcagtgtacagtgttcaggggatgttcagaagagttcagaaaaagagaagaaacttgtaatagcttagaatggacatgtaatattaaagagatgtgctTGTTGTATATTCAGTTAGCTAtatgcttgacttagtggtttgtgttgtaaatcttgtgttgtgtacatgatctgtatatgtatatgttttacagagtatgtgaaaaaccaggcttaacaggtatgatacaacccatctagagcaagctctagtcaggggtacagagtacagggtacagagatagtgcatgcacaggttaagccctggtacagaaaaaagagtttttattttcacagattatgtttgatcatgtatgagatttacaggtacacagagagtattgcaggcttgctacgggttctggcggccttaagctgacctgaatcctagcgccggtgacggtccattttggggtcgttacagattggtatcagagccctaggttcacatgatcggacctatagagagagtgtcgggctcatagaaataacagttggtcaagcacaataggaactcatgtccactaggataggatgtggagtcctgtctttttgATGCATATGCATGTGTATGATGATTGAGATATATGttatgtgctgatatgctatagtgtgtgttgtttttcagagttaagatgcgaggaactcgtcgatcagctcgattgactggagtcccatcagatagtgagggattagctgctcgtcctcctgcattgccgagggcaaggtctcagagatctagcagggaaggcatgtcaatagaccctagaaggtctgtagacgagagcagaagagggatagttagaggaggtagatcagaggaagggagtgaggccatggagactgatccgtctatggatgaaggtatgggagaatctctgggaggtgttcaggcctcaggttttgattatccagctgtttcccaggatccagagtatccgatggaaggtatgtcggagtactctcgatttgacccatatcctacatccatgccatatatgccatatccttactattacccatcatatccaccatatcctatgtatccaccctcccctatccatccaagtgcagcacatccagaaataaatgaaccagtacctccaccaccacaaacagaaccagtagtccctgtgGCACAAGTACCTCCACCTAGTGCATCTGGGAGTAAGGTgcagatgactgagtaccttaaattggatgctcctaagtttcatacaggagatgatccatttgagtatctgagagtggtgaaaatgattactgatgagttgggtgcagatgatagtagagccattgagatggcagggtttacattGAAGTGTAGgaaggctcgggaatggttcaagaactatatagtGCCCAGAAGtaacagtatgtcatggggagagtttgctaatgagtttgcaggatgggcttttcctgatagttccagggagatgaagataatagagtttgagcagttgagacaaacagatgagatgacggttgatgagtttacggataagttcctagatttgctgcagtacgtgggtcaggcctatgatactgataagaagaaagctagaagatataccatgagacttcatcccaggtattcttctttgatccttccagcagaaaaggagagtttccactctattgtggatgcagctagaaagatggaagctagtgccaatattcaaaaacagtcaaaggcactggcttcgggttctaaggcccccagttcaggcacctCAGGTAGAAAAAGATGGGataaggcaaaaggaacaaagagtaggttctggagtaaagtcaagtctggtctgggaatgggtagtggctcaagctctggcacagcaattccagcatgtaggagatgtgggagaccacacagaggagcttgtcagttgggatcttcagcctgttttagatgtggacaggtagggcattttgctcgagagtgtcctcaggtgacttttgtggcaccttcccagcagatgagttcaggcagtgtagcacagccagtagggcagccagtggctccagccatgcctcagagtagtggcagaggtagagggagaggggcagcctctacgtcAGCAGccggttcccgaggtggaaatcctgtagccccagacggattttcactgtgactcaggaggaggctaatacatcgaacacagtggtatcaggtaatctcatcattggatgttcagatgtgtatgctttgatggaccccggtgcttctcattcctttattgcttcgagagccatagagagattgggtttgattaggtatgagttagagtatcctctctaggtcagtggacccaaatgtgacccatcagtggcagtgtcagtttgtcgcttcagtccagtgttcatagagggtagataccttccagctgaccttgtggttctagatttgacagattttgatgtcattctagggatggattggttatctacatatggtgctacgttggactgtagagacaaggtagttcgtcttagagaccaggatgggtcagagtgtgtcttcagaggagatcggagaggtacacccagaggtctgatttcaACCCTttaggctcgtcgtttgcttaggaggggttgtcaggggtttctagctcatgtgagagagctagacagtcaggttagggaaccagcttcgctaccagtagttcgagagtttccagatgtgttcccagccGACTTGTCAGGATTAccgcctggtagggagatagagtttgaaattgaattgttgcctgggaccagacctatctctattcctccctacaggatggcgccagctgagttaaaagaattgaaagaccagttgcaggacttggtagataagggtttcatccgcccgagtacctcaccttggggtgctccagtactttttgtcaaaaagaaggatggatccctcagactttgcattgactacagacagttaaacaaggtcactaccaagaatagataccctctgcctaggattgatgatctatttgaccagctagctggagcaggttgtttctctaaaatagatctgagatccggatatcatcagttgagagtcagagaggcagatgtgcctaaaacAGCTTTCAGaatcagatatgggcattatgagttcttagtgatgccgttcggatagtttggtccctcatattgagtctttctgtgcttatacagaccagaggaaccagagagagcagcagtgagtactgctccagagtttactaaacctgcagagtcagtccagagccagaggtgagtggaactaaactgattacttGTTTTCATTAAGACATTacctgcttttagcatatttcatgcatcatatatatgcaataggttgattgcattagacttcacaaagatgttgcattgcatagtttaattgttggtgtgggtaaatgctgaatgatccagtagttccagacaggaagaccaggaccccattctacggcctgacaggtataggaagtccaggaccccattctacggcctggcgggtataggcatATGGTCTATgttggcaaatggtaagtacaggtgttatatacacatatacatatatggtataggaagtccaggaccccagtctacggcctggcacggtttactgggactatgtggtgacaggtttacctttgatgtggattgtctgtgttatgatgcattccatcagatcatatgttaatgaattgttttattattctactcactgggctatagagctcatcccactcccttaaccccagtcttgcaggttcagtgtacagtgttcaggggatgttcagaagagttcagaaaaagagaagacacttgtaatagcttagaatggacatgtaatagtaaagagatgtgcttgttgtatattcagttagatatgtgcttgacttagtggtttgtgttgtaaatcttgtgttgtgtacatgatctgtatatgtatatgttttacagagtatgtgataaaccaggcttaacaggtatgatacaacccatctagagcaagctctagtcaggggtacagagtacagggtacagagatagtgcatgcacaggttaagccctggtacagaaaaaaagagtttttattttcacagattatgtttgatcatgtatgagatttacaggtacacagagagtattgcaggcttgctacgggttctggcggccttaagctgacctgaatcctagcgccggtgacggtccattttggggtcgttacaccttcgCTCCCAAGGCTGTCTATAGGTTTCAGATCTTCTGCCTTGCTTCTTTTCCTACCTTTCCGGCCTtctctcctccggggcttttcTCTTATCTACCGCTCCTCTGGCGAACCTGCTCgtcaccaaggcatcatcctgcctgatGTATTTTTCTGCCCTCTTCATTAGCTCCGCTAGTGAGGtgggaggcttcctgctcaatgAACCGAAGAACTCGGGCGAGGTCGTCCCTTTCTGCATTGCCTCCACCGCTCTGCCCTCATCTAGCTCGGGGATCTGCAAGGCCTCTGTATTAAAACGGGCGACATATTCCCTGAGCGATTCATCTCTCCTCTGCCTCACCGTCTCCAAATAACTCGTTTTCTTGTCTGCAGGCACCCAGCaacgaaccggctgatgaaggcaTTCACCAGATCCCCGAAGCTCCTGATACTCCTAGCGTCCAAgttgttgaaccatgcccgCGCCGGCCCGTAAGCGttgttgggaataccttgcacatcaaggcgtCTGATaaagtttgcaactccatgaaggtcttgtaaCTCAAGACGTGCTCTCTAGGGTTCCCGATTCCATCGTACGCCgccataggtggcatcataaatttctttgggacggtctcctgctgcacccactttgagaagggtgaagaggcaggcagaagagtttggCTAGGGTCCTTCGCCCCTAACTCGGCCAAaagctgctctctcatcttcTGCAGCTTTTGATCTACACTCTCTTCTTCCTGTCTGGGCCTTTTCTCCAAGCAACATTCCTCCTCCCATGCCTCGCTCCCTGTTCTTCTGGTTATTCTGGCAGAGTAACTATCGGCCTCGTCGTTCTCTATCAGCTCTCTCACCCTCCTTCCGTGaactcgggcctccggttcttcctctccCCTCCTTTCTTCGCCCTCTTTCTCCAGTTTCTCTACTGACGGTTTGAGGGTGATTGAaggtaggttgaggttcatTGGTCCGGGGTTCTTCTACTACTAGCAACATATTCGCAGGGGTactaaggcccctctgttgcaacatctgccccagccagtgggcggtgttttgtaactggagagccatggcctggaggtcctggttggataagACAGCTCCAGACATGTTTCCTGCTGGGTTCGGCGAGGGGTTGAAGGGGATGGGTGGTTGGTTAtttggagttgtaggactggagaaagagaactgctgcccctgtTGGACAGAGTTCAAGTCGTTAGGAGTGTTAATGGTGTTGTTTTCATTGtggttagccatcgtggatctcagtgggtattgtaagagtggcacaactccggcgatgaaaagatctccttcgtttcccacagacgacgccaattgatgatctgagatccagaaaatagggttttacaagggttctgtgAACTTAGCAAAAAACTTAGCCCTAGAGGAGAGTGTTTCCTCCCTTTTATCCTCTTTCTTCTCCCTCACGCGAGATGGCCTTTCCGCTATAGGACCACCTACCCCTTGGTGCaagtccgtacgtacggataaCCCCAGGACCCTCCCTGTGTCAAGCaagcatttaattcccttcggcGCGCGAGTGGACAGGGCTGCGAAATGACTGGACCCGCAGTCTTTTCTTCTTGTGACCGGGTTTGAGGAAAAAGGACCAGAACCTAGGAAAGGGCTGACTTTAAGGCTGAAATGGGCCGGGTCGGTCTGATTGAGTGACTTAAATAGGAGTTCGATCAGGAGGATGAACGGGTTGGGCCTGGCTTATTCGGGGGCTTAGGAACCTCCTGATTGTGGGCTGCTACTATTGGCCCGGCCTCGTAATgggatggagaaatccagcggtcatcaattatcATGCTTTAAAATACGATAGGTTTTTTACATTTGATAATACCTCaggggaagtaccttttcaagtgctggatattccaggcatggggctcagggtttccctgcatatcttcaattcgataTACCCCTGACTTGACCACCTTTGCTGTTTTGAATGGGCCTTCTTAGGTCGGTGCCAACTTGCCTACtgccgctctttttcctgtagcttctaggtttctcaagattgggctcaatgcctttcccACTTACCATGTATCCTaggaattttcctcccctgatgaagaaggcacatttcgctgggttcagcctcattctgtacTGTTCTAGCACCTCGAATGCCTCCCTTAGATCTACCATGTGCTGTTGGAAAGttgggcttttgaccaccatatcatctacgTAAACTTCTACGTAAACTTCTACGTTCCTACCAATCTgacttttgaagattttgttcatcagtctttggtatgtCGCCCCGACGTTCTTCAGCCCGAAGGACATGGCTTTATAacaataagtcccatcttctgttatgaacgaggtcttttcttcatccgacctgtccattgggatttggtgataaccagacatatcatccaaagaagacatgtaatcaaaactggccgtagagtcgaccattttattaatgtcagggagggggtaacaatcctTAGGACATGCTTGATTTAGGTCAGTgaagtctatacacatcctatatttgccattggctttcttgactaatacaggatttgctaaccattGTAGGTACATCACTTCCCTAAAAAACCCAACCTCCTCTAGCTTTCGtacctcctccctggtggcctgttgcttttCCCTTCCTACCACCCTTTTCTTCTGCTTCACCGGCTCATTCGACCTCCTGTTCCTCCaacgatcatgttgatggtcccactggacccatcattcactggctcCGCTCCCATTCTCCTGAGTGTTTGCGCTGCTGGGTTTGGCTGAGGCCTTtgtccctccggtttcttcacaaagttcttgaggtgtcccctctttatcagcctctcgatctcagtaatcaactggaagcagttattggtgtcgtggccATGTGTGCAATgatactgacagtatttgtcaggatctcgtTGGTCTGCTTTCGTTCTCATAGGTCTAGGCCATTGTAAGAACTCCTTATCttggacggccatgagcacttcggctctggaggcattgagtggggtcggcttctctggAACCCAAGGCGGAAGTGATTTCTATTCTGGGACCCTAGGAGGGAGGGGTCTTTAGTCCCTTCGCTCCCAAGGTTGTCTGTAGGGCTCAGGCCTTCTGCCTTGCTTTTTCTCCTACCTTTCCAGCCTcctttcctccggggctttccccTTATCTGCCACTCCTTTGGCGAACCTGCTCGTcatcaaggcatcatcctgccttatgtatttctctgccctcttcatcagctcggccagtgaggtagGGGGCTTCCTGCTCAACGAGCTAAAGAACTCGGGCGAAGTCATccctttctgcatggcctccattGCTCTACCCTTAtctagctcgggaatctgcaaggcctccgtattgaaacgggcaacATATTCCCTGAGCGATTCATCCCTTCTCTGCCTGACTGTCTCCAGATAACTTGTCTTTCTGTCTGCAGGCACCCCGgcaatgaaccggctgatgaagcgagtggccagatctccaaagcttCTGATGCTTCCAGTCTCAAGGCTGTTAAACCATGCccgtgctggccccgagagcgtcgttgggaacactttgcacatcaaggcatctgataaAGTCTGCAGTTCCATGAAAGTTttgtagttcaagacgtgctcctgggggttcccagctccgtcatatgcgaccataggcggcatcataaatttTTTGGGAACcatctcctgctgcacccacgtCGAGAAGGGTAAAGAGGTGGGCAGGAGAGTTTGATTATGATCCTTCGTTCCCAactcggccaagagctgctctctcatcttttgcagcttttggtctacactCTCCTCCTCTTGCCTGGGTTTCCTCTCCCGGCGGTACTCCTCTTCCTCCGCTTCGCTTCTCGTCCGCTTGGTTGTTCCGGCAGAGTAACTGTCGGCCTCATCATTCTCAATCATttccctcaccctccttccatgaactcgagcttccggctcttcctcttcttcagcTCTTCTCCCCCCGTCTCTGATTTCTCGACTGACGGTTTGGAGATGGTTGAAGGTAGGCTGAGATTCATTGGTCCGGGGCTCTTCTACCACCGGCAACATATTTATTGGGGTACTGAGGCCCCGTTGTTGCATcatctgccccagccagtgggcggtgttttgtaaCTGAAGGGCGATGGTTTGGAGGTCTTGGTTGGACAAGGCAGCGGCGGGCACattccctgccaggcttggcgaggggttgaaagaGATGGGTAGttggttgtttggagttgtaggactggagaaagagaactgctgccccctCTTGGACAGAGTTCAAGTCATTGGGAGTGTTAATGGTGTTGTTTTCATTGtggttagccatcgtggatctcagtgggtattgtaagagtggaacttcggcgatgaaaagatctccttcgtttcccacagacggcgccaattgatgatttgagatccagaaaaatagagttttacaagggttcta
Protein-coding sequences here:
- the LOC122722290 gene encoding uncharacterized protein LOC122722290 — translated: MMQQRGLSTPINMLPVVEEPRTNESQPTFNHLQTVSREIRDGGRRAEEEEEPEARVHGRRVREMIENDEADSYSAGTTKRTRSEAEEEEYRRERKPRQEEESVDQKLQKMREQLLAELGTKDHNQTLLPTSLPFSTWVQQEMVPKKFMMPPMVAYDGAGNPQEHVLNYKTFMELQTLSDALMCKVFPTTLSGPARAWFNSLETGSIRSFGDLATRFISRFIAGVPADRKTSYLETVRQRRDESLREYVARFNTEALQIPELDKGRAMEAMQKGMTSPEFFSSLSRKPPTSLAELMKRAEKYIRQDDALMTSRFAKGVADKGKAPEERRLER